Proteins from one Setaria italica strain Yugu1 chromosome V, Setaria_italica_v2.0, whole genome shotgun sequence genomic window:
- the LOC101782582 gene encoding uncharacterized protein LOC101782582 — MSASSKRVLLPLRPRRRRAPSRPTPGTELGESRRGPLPPTLISSPIEQLLTVGNPGREAEAAEFAVTSPAPSTQSPSRYRKKYLAQRNKLIGMLEEMHLTSSDVQFDEKKQVSADEYKSEKRKVKHIIRKVKSDAARKELVLRIELIKQAIYNEWHLEDIDDLIENAKNFTYEMIGDVEIVHYDGQNLVDILSRLRKDARKSATDHDEKNKLTAGLRLGNLYKK, encoded by the exons ATGTCGGCATCAAGCAAGCGGGTCCTGCTTCCCCTTCGTCCTCGACGTCGGCGCGCGCCGTCGCGCCCGACGCCTG gGACGGAATTGGGAGAAAGCCGGCGAGGACCACTCCCGCCGACTCTCATATCCTCCCCG ATCGAACAGCTCCTGACCGTTGGGAACCCGGGGcgcgaagccgaagccgccgaGTTCGCAGTCACCAGCCCGGCACCTTCTACTCAGTCCCCGTCTCG ATACAGAAAGAAATACCTTGCTCAAAGGAATAAATTGATTGGGATGCTGGAGGAGATGCATTTGACTAGTTCTGATGTTCAATTTGACGAAAAGAAACAAG TGAGTGCAGACGAGTATAAATCAGAGAAGAGAAAGGTGAAACACATAATCAGAAAAGTGAAATCAGATGCTGCAAGAAAAGAGTTAGTTCTCAGAATTGAATTGATCAAACAAGCCATATACAATGAATGGCATTTGGAGGATATTGATG ATCTGATTGAAAATGCCAAGAACTTCACATATGAGATGATTGGGGATGTTGAAATCGTTCATTATGATGGACAAAACCTTGTGGACATTTTGAGCAGGCTTCGCAAAGATGCCAGGAAGTCTGCCACTGATCATGATGAAAAGAACAAGCTGACTGCTGGGTTACGATTAGGAAATCTGTACAAGAAATGA